The genomic stretch TGAGGGGCCGGCGGGGGCCTCAGGGCCCCTGCTGAGCACTCGGCCCCCAGGTGTCCTTCGTGGTCCGCATCGTGCCCAGCCCCGACTGGTTCGTGGGCGTTGACAGCCTGGACCTGTGTGACAGAGGCCGCTGGCGGGAGCAGGTGGCCGTGGACCTGCACCCCTACGATGCCGGGACCGACAGCGGCTTCACTTTCTCGTCTCCCAATTTTGCCACCGTCCCACAGGACACGGTGACCGAGGTGAGGGCTGGTGGCTCTCTAGGACCCAGGAGGCTCCCCGGGAGGCCCACGGATGCCCGCAGCAGGGAGCCGGCCCCTCGGTGTGCCCCAGGTTCcgacccaccccctcccctgcagATCACGGCCTCCTCTCCCAGCCACCCCGCCAACTCCTTCTACTACCCGAGGCTGAAGGCCCTGCCCCCCATCGCCAGAGTGGTGCTGGTGCGGCTCCGGCAGAGCCCCAGGGCCTTCAGCCCGCCCGCCCTGGGCCTGGGGGTCGGGGGCAACGAGATCGTGGACAGCCTTCCAGGTGAGCGTGGTGCCCACCCCACCCTTCGCACGCGTGATCCTGCTGCCAGGCGCTGGCGCTCCAAGCGGACAGGAGCGGCTCTTGGGTGTGGGCATCACTGGAGCGGATGCTCAGACACCCCCTGGTCCTGGGCCTCCAGCTCTGACCTCCCACCCTTAGAGACCCTTGAAAGGAAGTGTCCGCCCCGCAGACTGACCCCAGGGGAAATGCCTGTGACCTGACAGCTGCCACTGTCACCGAGGTGCCCCGGCCTCCATGTGCGCACCCCAGGGGCAAACCCCCTTCCAGGGCTCAGCTCCACCGCCAGACTTGAGTACCGATCACCAGTCCGCACAGCCTGGAGAGGCGACCTGTCCATTCCCAGCCTTCTGGGGGTGGCTTCTGGGGGGCCACGTGGGGCGGGAGGACAGGTCATACCGGATGCGGCTGCTCGGCGCTCAGACACCGAGGCCCTGGGGGTACCTGACTTCAGAGGGGGTCTGGAGGGAAGCGCTGGGAGCGGGAAGCAGGTTCTGAGAGGTTTGGGAGCTGGTGCCCTCAGCTCCAAGCTGAGGAGCAGACCGCTCAGCGCTTCCAGCTGAAGGCCCTTCAGGCTTCTGCTGCCCAGAGCGAGTGCTGAGAGGTCGCAGTGCCCGCCCCGTGTCCCTGCGGACCCGGAGGACGCGCCCAGGGGGCCCCTCTAGGTCTTCCCGGCGCCCCTTCCCGAAGGGGCGAGTGTGGGGTCGCGGCGGGTCAGCTCCCCCAAGGGTGGGCGCCCGAGCAGCAGAGCGGGCGGGGCGGAAGCCGCGGCTCTGTGGTCAGCGCGCGgttccccgcccctcctcccgcccccaacgCGGATGCGGGCTCTCAGGGCAGAAGCGCCGCCAGTTGCCCCGCTGGCTTTCAGGGGCCCGCTGCCCAGCGCGCCGGGGAAAGCGCCCGTCCTCAGCGCGTCTGGAGGCGGGCCTGGGCCGGGCACCCCTCCCGCCCGCGGCGCCGCCGCGCTCACCGCCCCCTGTCGCCCCCAGACCCAGAGACGCCGCTGGACTGCGAGGTCTCGCTGTGGTCGTCCTGGGGGCTGTGCGCCGGGCCCTGCGGGCGGCCGGGGGCCAAGAGCAGGACGCGCTACGTGCGCGTGCGGCCGGCCAACCACGGGGCGCCCTGCccggccctggaggaggaggcgccCTGCGACCCCAACTGCGTCTGACACCGGCGCCcgcgcccccgcgcccccgcgcAGGGACTGGCCCCGGCCCGGCTGCGAAATACCTCAGACCCGGGGACCCGGGCCACCGGCCTCGTCAGGGTCCCGTCCCAGCTCCAGAATAAAGACCGGCGGCTCCCACATCACAGCCGCGCTCTCGTGTGtccccggcggggcggggcgggcgggcagGGCGCACGCGGCCACCGGCCTTTCCCCAGGAGCATCTATCACCCTCGCAGGGATGAGCGGGGACCACTGCGCACAAGGCGCACACACACAGGACACgctgcacacacaccacacacagggcACACACAGTGCACATACACCAgggtacacacacatacatggcacacacacacaggacacacgcaggcgcacacacacaggctgcgcacacaccacacagggcacacacatcacacatacatgcaggttacacacacacacatccacacacgcacacatccaCACagggcacacacatcacacatccacacagggtacacacacacacagaggacacacgctgcacacacaccacacacagggcacacacatcacacatacatgcaggttacacacacacacacggcacacacacaggacacacaCCGCACATACATGCAGGTTACGCGCACATACATCCACACaggacacacacgcacacatccaCACagggcacacacatcacacatccaCACagggcacacacatcacacatccaCACagggcacacacatcacacatacatgcaggttacacacacacacatggtacaCACACAGGACACACACATCGCACATACATGCAGGTTACACGCACATACATCCACACagggcacacacatcacacatacacCAGGTTACATGCACATACATGGCACACACAGGACACAcgctgcacacaccacacacagggcacacacatcacacatacatgcaggttacacacacacacatgacacacACATCCCACATACACGCAGGTTACACGCACATACATCCGCACAGGACACACACATCGCACATACACACAgggtacacacacatacatggcacacacacacaggacacacgctgcacacacaccacacatacacacagggtaCACGCACATACATCTGCACAGGACACACATCGCACATACACCAGGGTACATGCACATACATGGCACACACagacaggacacacacacacggggagcTTGAGGGACCAGCAGCCTGAGGCCTGCTGCACCCCCAGGCCTCCAACCACTGAGGCCCCTGAATTCGcggtgctggggggtgggggacggGCTGTGGCCCTGAGGTCTTACCATTGACCTGTCCCAGCCCTGTCTGAGGTCAGGCCCTGCCCTGACACCCTCTGAGCCGCAACTCCCATGTGCTTATgacccccaggccccaccctcaCATCCTCTGACCTGTGACCCCAGGCCCCACCCTCACACCCTCTGACCCGTCTCCTCCGGGGGCAGCGCCTCTCCTCGCTGACACCTCTTCCTGTGAGTGAACTTGACCTCAGACCCCTCACCTTCCTCTCCGCAACAGATTTCTGTCCCCAAAGTCGCCCCTGATCTCAGGGACGGAGTTAAAGCAGCCGCCTGTGACCCGTTCCTCCCAGCCCACCCGGCTCGGGGAAGGAAGCCCTCGCGAGCCAGCGCCTGGACGGCCTGCCGATAGGCCACGAGTTCCAGGAGGAGACTCACGTGCGCAAGGCAGAGGCGCTCCCCGGGGGGGTGCCGCCACACCCCCAGGGGCTCAGGAAGAACCCGGGCAGGCGCTGCCGCCCCGCAGCCCGCCTCCCTGCACACTGTGCCGCGCCCGCCGGGCCAGGCCCCTCAGCAGGCAGGAGCGCAGACGTTCCTCCCACGGGCAGCAGGCTCCCGGCCAGCGCCCTGAGGCACAGGGCAGGCGCGGGGTCACCTTGGAGTGGGCAGGGAGCTTGACTCTCCTCCTCTGTTTTGTCCTGACACAGAGCTGCTGGCTGGGCCCAGTGGATGGCAGGACCCAGGGCCAGCCTGCTGcgaaggaggcaggagaggccaGAATGTCCACTGCTGGGGAAGGGGGGGGTCCTGAGACAGCAAGCAGCTGGTGCGGGTGGGCGGGCAGTGCGGGCACAGGGGCTGGACTCCGAGGGGTGACGGGAGGGGTCCTCCTTCCGAGCCGATGGCTGAACAGGTCGAGCTCTACTCCCAGTGAAACTGCACTGAAGCCACAGAAAAGGATGTTTAGAGGGCAAAACCCAGACGCTTGCCTTGGGCACCAGGTCCGTCCCTCAGCCTGAGGAGACTTCTTCATTCCCGTTGTACAGCCAGACCCCAACTCTGGAGGGACACACTACTGAGACACTGCCTTTTTCATAAGAGGTGGGGCtactcccacctccttccctacttccaaaaataagcacacaaaaaagGGACCTGGGCCTGGAGCAGAGAGGGCTGCGGTGAGGCCGGATGGAGTGAGCGTGAGTCCCACAGGGCTGCGGCTCAGCTCGTCAGCAGCAGGGGCGGGGAGACCCTCCTGCACTGAGCTGAACTCTCAAGGTTGGCAGCGACCCTTGaataaggcaagaggagaaactAACCTCTCTGTAGAAAGCTTTCCTAACCAAAACGAAGCTGTGACTGCAACTCAAAAACCACCAGTTAAACAAGAAAGCAAGTCATTAAAATGGCCAGTCAGCAGGGATAGTGAGAAGCAAACAGGTAACCCTGGAAAAGAGGGGTCGTGCGGGATGACAGGCCCCAGCAGGTTGGACAGCTGAGCTGGGCATAGCTGGAGAAAGAACTGGTGAACTGGAAGGTacatcacacatcacacatcacacGTCACACGTGGTCCTGTGAGTCCTataaacagaaacacaaagagacagaatattcaaaaagATAGGGGATGTAAATGACAAGTTATAAAATGCTTTACATCAAATTCGGACAGAATTGGGATGATGGGGAAGAGACGACATTTAGAGGAAGACTGAGAAAGCTGTAGAGCTGGCTGAAATAAAAGGGATCTTCAGAAACAGAAAGCGCAACGTGCCTCAGAGGACAAAGGGATGAAAGCAACCCACATCCATCGGGGCAAAAAGCCAAACACGAAGCGGTGGGGAGGCTGCTGCCCTTTTAGGTCCCCGGAAGTCACTCCAGCTGGAGGGGGAGAGCGTCCCGACAATGGCGGAGGCGCAGCAATGATGGCCGCCCACCTGTTCGTCTGCTCCTGTTATTAGAAGCAGCGGCGATGAGAGCACAGTCCCCAGTAtctgctcagctcagctcagttcagtcgctcagtcgagtccgactctttgtgaccccatggactgcagcacgccaggcctccctgtccatcaccaatcccggagttcactcagactcatgtccatcgagtcggtgatgccatccagccatctcatcctctgtcatccccctttcctcccgccttcaatccttccaaacattagggtcctttcaaatgagtcagctctttgcatcaggtgggcaaagtattggcgcttcagcttcagcatcagttcttccagtgagtattcaggactgatctcctttaggatgggctggttggatctccttgcagtccaagggactctcaagagtcttctccagcaccacagttcacaagcatcagttcttctgcactcggccttcttcacagtccaactctcacatccatacatgtccactggaaaaaccatagcgttgactagacagacctttgtcagcaaagtaacatctctgctttttaatatgctgactaggttggtcataacttttcttccaaggagcaagcgtcttttaatttcatggctgcagtcaccatctgaagtgattttggagcccaagaaaagaaagtctgtcactgtttctattgtttccccatctatttgccatgaagtgatgggaccagatgccacgatcttggttttttgaatgttcattttaagccagctttttcactctcttctttcactttcatcaagaggctctttagttcctcttcactttctgccataagggtggtgtcatctgcatatttgaggtgactgatatttctcccagcaatctttattccagttggtgcttcatccagcccagcgtttctcatgatgtactctgcatagaagttaaataagcagggtgacagtatacagccttgacatactcctttcccaatttggaaccagtctatcaTTCCacgtctggttttaactgttgcttcttgacctgcatatagatttcacaggaagcaggtcaggtggtctggtatccccatctctttcagaattttccacagtgtattgggatccacacagtcaaaggctttggcatagtcaataaagcagaaataaatgtttttctggaactctgttgctttttccatgatccagcggatgttggcaattcgatctctggttcctctgccttttctaaaaccagcttgaacatcaggaagttcacggttcacggactgctgaagcctggcttggagaatttggagctttacttactagcgtgtgagatgagtgcggttgtgcggtagtctgagcattctctggcgttgcctttctttgggattggaatggaaactgaccttttccagtcctgccgCCACTGCAgcgttttccaaacttgctggcatattgagtgcagcactttcacagcatcgtctttcaggatttgaaacagctcaactggaattccatcccctccactagctttgtttgtgtgcTTCTTCCTAAGGCTCGACTTCACgctccaggatgtccggctccaATGTCTTTACAGGTCTTTTGTGCCACCCTGGTCCCTGTAAGCTGTGTGTAGGGTGCCAAGTAGCAGGTGTGTGGCCCCCATCTAGTGATTCAGGGTTGAGGGCTGGGTAGCCGCTACCCACTGAGAGTTCAGATTGACCAGAGTTAACTACACGTTGCCATTCAAGGCTTCCCCAGGAAGCTGCAAGCCTCCAGAAGACTCCAGAGTTTCCAGACTGTCACATTAGGGGATTCTGCCCCTGCGGCTGTTGTCCAGGTGGGAGACAAATTCTCACCTGCCAAGTGTTTCCTGCTGCTCCATCTTCCACTGTCTTTCAACTCCCGCGTCTGTTGGGCAGAATAGCATTAGTTTTTTCATATGAAAGCCTGGTGTAAAAAGTGTTTTCTACTGGGCTGCTGTTGCCTTTAAGCTTTTTCAGCAGACAGAGCTAGGAGACACTTTTGTGCTGAAGCACGTCTTTTAAAGTCCCTTGGTGTTAAAGTCTCTCAATTGTTGTTGATCTGAAAATGTATCTAAGCCCTCATTCTTGAAAGATGGTATTGAGGTCACGACTCTGGGTTGCCAGCTCGTTGCTCTCAGTATGTTAGAAGCTCTCTTGGGCTGCCTTCTGACTCCCTTGTTACTGTTGAGAAATTGCTGTCTTTCCCACAAACACTCCTGTATAGGCgatctctcctcctcctctgggtcCTTGGAAAGTCTTTGCTCAGCACAATGACAGAAGTCCCTCTCTATCAGCCATTACTTTATGtggaaatggattaaatgttctaATCAAAAGACAGACACTGGCAGAACGGATAGAAACACATGACCCAACTATATTTTGTCTGCAAGAGACTCACTTTAAATCCAAAGACTCAGAGAAATTGAAATTGAAAGGACAGAAAGACACTCGTGCAAATGGGAACCAAGAGAGAGCAAGGGTGGCTCTGCCAGTATCACACAAAAGAGGCCTTAAATGAAAAATAGTTACAGGAAATGAAGGACGTTAAATACTAACAAAGCTTTCAATACAGCAAGGAAATAAGTTACAAATATTTACACGCCTAATGATAAAACATCAAGAATATATGAagcaaagacagagaaaattGAGGGAAGAAACAGCTTGACAATAACAGACGGAGACGTCAGTGTCGCACTCACTATAATGGACAGAACGACCAGtcagagagaaagcaaggaaacagaGGGCTTAACCAACACAGCAAGCTAGGCCTCACGGAGCTGCACAGAACGCTTTCCcgacaacacacacacagtctcctcAAATGCACACAAGGCGCTTCACAGACGAGACCACACGTCAggccacatgtgtgtgtgtgagtgtgtgtgtgtgagtgtgtcagtcactcagtcatgtgcagctgttgtgatcttatggactgcagcccgccaggctcctctgtccgtgggattctctaggcaagaatattggagtgggatgttatgccctcctccaggggatcttcccgacccagggatcgaacccacatctcctgcgttgcaggcggattctttaccattgagccaccagggaagttggaaATGAAAATACAGCACCCCAAACCTACGGAATGCGCTGAACGCAGGGCTGACGCGGGAAACTGCAGCTGGAAACAGGGCTTCTCCAGCATGCgaggggtaaagagtctgcctgccagtgcaggagatgcaagagacgcgggtccgacccctgcattgggaagaccccttggagaaggaaatggcagcccactccagtatttcttatctggagaattccatgaacagaggagcctggtgggctacagccacagggtcacaagagtcggacatgactgagcgagcacacacacacagctataaacacattaaaaatagctAAGATGTCAAGTCAACAACATGTCTTTAAAAtctaaggaactagaaaaagaagaaagagctaCGCGCAAAgctagcagaaggaaggaaataatacagaTTAGAGCAGAGACAAACAAAACCGAGAGCAGAAAAACcgtaaagaaaatcaatgaaaccaaaagcttaCTTTTTGAAAACATCagcaaaactgacaaaccttCACCCAGATGGactaagaaaagagagagaagactgaACTTATCAAAGTCAGGAATGGGAGTAGGAACGTCAGAACCCATatgcagaagagaaaggagtGTGAGAGTACGCGAGCAGCTGTGCacagacaggtcagatggtcccGGTGAAATGGACAGATTCCTGGAAATGCAAACCCTCCCAGGACTGGATCACGCAGAAGTAGAAAATAAGACTAGAAATATAACTAGTAAGGAAATTGAATCAGTACTAAAACCAATAATAAATCTCTCAACAAAGAAACTGGACCCAATAGCTTCACCTGTGAATTCCATGAAACATTCAATGAGGGACTAATATCAACCCTTCTCAAACTTTTCATAAACACTTCAGAGGCAGGGACACTTCCTGACTCATTATTTGAGGCATTACCCTGAACCGAAACCAAACAAAGGCGCTACAGGGAAACTACAGACGAATGTCTTTTATGAGCACTGAtgcaaaaatcatcaacaaaacatTTGCAAACTGAATTCAGCAGCATATGAAAAGGCTTGTACACCGTGACCTCAGCAGGACTGCGAGTATCTTGGCCTGCGTTGCTAGGCAACAGGATGCCCGCACCTGTTCCTCCCAATGTGGTTCTCGGCCCAGATCGGGTGGCGCATCTAGGAGTCAATCCTTGCCCTCAGAGCTGGTCCACGGGGCAGCAGCATCCCACTGGTCCAAGATGCCATTGAAAACTGATGCGGTAACCAACCTCGGATCTAGAATCTGCTTTAAAATACTCCAGGGaaagtgtgagtgtgcatgtgtcgGGTAGATGAAATGAGACTGGGGCTCATTACACAGTTCCCTGGTTTTATGTGCCTGAAATACCAGAACGAAAGTTCGGTGGAAGTGTGAGGCGTGGGAGTAGAGATGCCTTGTTGGGACCAGTCTCCCAGGGGTCAGGCTGTGGCACAGTAACAGCAGACATTCTGGAGGGTCCCCACAACCCAGGGGTCCTACTCTAAGCATGTCACACGGGTATCACATGGGCTTTACAGAGCCCCAGGAGGCAGAGACTACTATCATCCCAGTCCTGCGGGTGAGCAGACTGAGCCGCCTCAGTCTCAGAGAAGGCATGTGTGGACGGGGCAGCCCAGACCGGCCCGTGTTCAGGCTGTGGACACCCCCTGTAGCGCTGTTCACAGGCCCGTGTCAGGCTGTGGACACCCCCTTTAGTGCTGTTCACAGGCCCGTGTCAGGCTGTGGACACCCCCTTTAGTGCTGTTCACAGGCCCGTGTCAGGCTGTGGACACCCCTGTAGCGCTGTTCACAGGCCCACGTTCAGGCTGTGGACACCATCTGTGGCACTATTTACAGGCCCATGTTCACACTGTGGACACCCCTGTAGTGCTGTTCACAGGCCCGTGTCAGGCTGTGGACACCCCTGTAGCGCTGTTCACAGGCCCACGTTCAGGCTGTGGACACCCCCTGTAGCGCTGTTCACAGGCCCGTGTCAGGCTGTGGACACCCCCTTTAGTGCTGTTCACAGGCCCGTGTCAGGCTGTGGACACCCCCTTTAGTGCTGTTCACAGGCCCGTGTCAGGCTGTGGACACCCCTGTAGCGCTGTTCACAGGCCCACGTTCAGGCTGTGGACACCATCTGTGGCACTATTTACAGGCCCATGTTCACACTGTGGACACCCCTGTAGTGCTGTTCACAGGCCCGTGTCAGGCTGTGGACACCCCTGTAGCGCTGTTCACAGGCCCACGTTCAGGCTGTGGACACCCCCTGTAG from Capricornis sumatraensis isolate serow.1 chromosome 7, serow.2, whole genome shotgun sequence encodes the following:
- the SPON2 gene encoding spondin-2 produces the protein MGAPHPVFPRGAALWAFLLASLGGAAGQPLGPEPMCTAQPLARYSVTFTGKWSQASFPKQYPLFRPPAQWSSLLGAAHSSDYSLWRKDQYVSNGLREFAERGEAWALMREMEAAGERLQSVHGVFSAPAVPSGTGQTSAELEAHSRHSLVSFVVRIVPSPDWFVGVDSLDLCDRGRWREQVAVDLHPYDAGTDSGFTFSSPNFATVPQDTVTEITASSPSHPANSFYYPRLKALPPIARVVLVRLRQSPRAFSPPALGLGVGGNEIVDSLPDPETPLDCEVSLWSSWGLCAGPCGRPGAKSRTRYVRVRPANHGAPCPALEEEAPCDPNCV